From Blastochloris viridis, one genomic window encodes:
- a CDS encoding glycosyltransferase family 4 protein: protein MRIAQIAPLMESVPPRYYGGTERVVHFLTDALLDLGNDVTLFASGDSVTRAELVPVVRTALWLDPAVVDPIPYYMLMLDKVRARAHEFDILHFHIDALHFPLFHRSPHRTVTTLHGRQDLPDLPALYRGFADMPLVSISDAQRTPIADANFIATIHHGLPKDLLHPTFNPRGGYLAFLGRISPEKGPVEAIRLARALGLPLRIAAKVDRVDECYFREMVRPEIAFGDDVEFIGEIGDRDKAAFLGEARALLFPIDWPEPFGLVMIEAMACGTPVLAFRAGSVPEVIEDRVTGRIVEDFDEALLALPEVLSLDRRRIRAEFESRFTAERMARDYLGVYRTLTRPIHTSPMRQRATPWPSTPAAPLLQSGAHAG, encoded by the coding sequence ATGAGGATCGCCCAGATCGCGCCTTTGATGGAAAGCGTGCCGCCCCGCTACTACGGCGGCACCGAGCGCGTCGTTCACTTCCTGACCGACGCGCTGTTGGACCTCGGCAACGACGTCACGCTGTTCGCCAGCGGCGACTCGGTGACCCGCGCCGAGCTGGTGCCCGTCGTGCGCACCGCACTGTGGCTCGATCCGGCGGTGGTCGATCCCATCCCCTATTACATGCTGATGCTCGACAAGGTGCGCGCGCGCGCCCACGAGTTCGACATCCTGCACTTCCACATTGATGCCCTGCACTTTCCGCTGTTCCACCGCTCGCCCCACCGCACGGTGACGACGCTGCACGGGCGGCAGGATTTGCCCGATCTGCCGGCGCTTTACCGCGGCTTTGCCGATATGCCGTTGGTCTCGATCTCGGACGCCCAGCGCACGCCGATCGCCGATGCAAATTTCATCGCCACCATCCATCATGGCCTGCCGAAGGATCTGCTGCACCCGACCTTCAACCCGCGCGGCGGCTACCTCGCCTTTCTCGGACGGATCTCTCCGGAGAAGGGCCCGGTTGAGGCGATCCGGCTGGCGCGCGCGCTCGGCCTGCCGCTGCGCATCGCGGCGAAGGTCGATCGGGTCGACGAATGCTATTTCCGCGAAATGGTACGGCCCGAGATCGCCTTCGGCGACGACGTCGAGTTCATCGGCGAGATCGGCGACCGCGACAAAGCGGCCTTTCTTGGCGAGGCGCGCGCGCTGCTGTTCCCGATCGACTGGCCCGAGCCGTTCGGCCTGGTGATGATCGAGGCAATGGCGTGCGGCACGCCGGTGCTCGCCTTCCGCGCCGGCTCGGTGCCCGAGGTGATCGAGGACCGCGTCACCGGCCGCATCGTCGAGGACTTCGACGAAGCGCTGCTGGCGCTGCCGGAGGTGCTCTCGCTCGACCGTCGGCGCATCCGCGCCGAATTCGAGAGCCGCTTCACCGCCGAGCGGATGGCGCGCGACTATCTCGGCGTCTATCGCACGCTGACGCGCCCGATTCACACGTCGCCGATGCGGCAACGCGCGACGCCATGGCCGTCAACTCCCGCAGCGCCGTTGCTGCAGAGTGGGGCTCATGCCGGCTAA
- the modA gene encoding molybdate ABC transporter substrate-binding protein — protein sequence MPWTTTRRRLAALAFAGLAAVAIAPRPAAAEDQKPVLVFAAASLTTAFNAIGAAWEKETGKKVSFSYAASSALARQMESGAPADLFVSADLRWMNWASEKKLIKEDTRETLLGNALVLIAPLDATTDLKIAKGFPLAKAIGDSRLATGAIPAVPVGNYAKQALTNLGVWADIEPRIAGAESVRAALALVARGEAQFGIVYSTDAKSEPKVKVVDTFPADSHDPVLYPIAITANSANPDAAEFLAYLRSPTAETILTGQGFTIVPKT from the coding sequence ATGCCCTGGACCACCACCCGTCGCCGCCTCGCCGCGCTGGCGTTCGCCGGCCTTGCCGCCGTTGCCATCGCGCCGCGTCCTGCCGCCGCTGAGGACCAAAAGCCGGTTCTGGTGTTCGCCGCCGCCAGCCTGACCACCGCCTTCAATGCCATCGGCGCCGCCTGGGAAAAGGAAACCGGCAAGAAGGTGTCGTTCTCCTACGCCGCCTCCTCCGCCCTCGCCCGCCAGATGGAATCCGGCGCCCCGGCCGACCTGTTCGTCTCCGCCGATCTGCGCTGGATGAACTGGGCATCCGAGAAAAAGCTGATCAAGGAAGACACCCGCGAGACCCTGCTCGGCAACGCGCTGGTGCTGATCGCCCCGCTCGACGCCACCACCGATCTCAAGATCGCCAAGGGCTTCCCGCTCGCCAAGGCGATCGGCGATTCGCGCCTCGCCACCGGCGCCATTCCCGCCGTGCCGGTCGGCAACTACGCCAAGCAGGCCCTGACCAATCTCGGGGTGTGGGCCGACATCGAGCCCCGGATTGCCGGCGCCGAGAGCGTGCGCGCCGCGCTCGCTCTGGTCGCCCGCGGCGAGGCGCAGTTCGGCATCGTCTATTCGACCGACGCCAAGTCCGAGCCCAAGGTGAAGGTGGTCGACACCTTCCCGGCAGACAGCCACGACCCGGTGCTGTACCCGATCGCCATCACCGCCAACTCGGCCAACCCGGACGCCGCCGAGTTCCTGGCCTATCTGCGCTCGCCCACCGCCGAGACGATCCTGACCGGCCAGGGCTTCACCATCGTGCCGAAGACGTGA
- a CDS encoding winged helix-turn-helix domain-containing protein, whose amino-acid sequence MPVRAVANPKARALAGPVANAVPRIRIVFGPDMRIGPGKMDLLEAIGRTGSISAAGRELGMSYRRAWLLVDDVNKLFAQPVVRASAGGAHGGGAQLTAFGRAVVEAYRRVEARTRAAIAEEFAPFAGDIVDS is encoded by the coding sequence ATGCCGGTTCGGGCGGTGGCGAATCCGAAGGCGCGCGCCCTGGCGGGCCCGGTGGCGAACGCGGTGCCGCGCATCCGCATCGTGTTCGGCCCCGACATGCGGATCGGCCCGGGCAAGATGGACCTGCTGGAGGCGATCGGCCGCACCGGCTCGATCTCGGCTGCGGGGCGCGAACTCGGCATGTCGTACCGGCGGGCGTGGCTGTTGGTCGACGACGTCAACAAGCTGTTCGCCCAGCCGGTGGTGCGGGCCTCGGCCGGCGGCGCCCATGGCGGCGGCGCCCAACTCACCGCGTTCGGCCGTGCGGTGGTCGAGGCCTACCGGCGGGTGGAGGCGCGCACCCGCGCCGCCATTGCCGAGGAATTCGCGCCGTTCGCGGGCGACATCGTGGACTCATAA
- a CDS encoding DNA polymerase III subunit chi yields MTEVLFYHMLSRTLEQALPPLLAKCLERGWRVAVQATSEERVAALDAHLWTFDEESFLPHGPAGERDAADQPILLTTSAANPNGAAVRFLVDGADLGEAAAYAPYVRAVFLFDGHDEDAVAAARVRWTMLKAAGFEVAYWRQSEAGRWERKG; encoded by the coding sequence ATGACCGAGGTTCTTTTCTACCACATGCTGAGCCGCACGCTGGAGCAGGCGCTGCCGCCGCTGTTGGCGAAGTGCCTGGAGCGGGGCTGGCGGGTGGCGGTGCAGGCGACATCCGAGGAGCGCGTCGCCGCGCTCGATGCCCACCTGTGGACCTTTGACGAGGAGAGCTTCCTGCCGCACGGCCCCGCCGGTGAGCGCGACGCCGCCGACCAGCCGATCTTGCTGACCACGTCTGCGGCCAACCCCAACGGGGCGGCGGTACGCTTCCTGGTCGACGGTGCCGATCTCGGCGAGGCCGCCGCCTATGCGCCCTACGTGCGGGCGGTGTTCCTGTTCGACGGCCACGACGAAGACGCCGTCGCTGCCGCCCGGGTACGCTGGACGATGCTGAAGGCGGCCGGCTTCGAGGTCGCCTACTGGCGTCAGAGCGAAGCCGGGCGCTGGGAGCGCAAGGGGTGA
- the modC gene encoding molybdenum ABC transporter ATP-binding protein encodes MIRFDCSHGQGDFSLNVAFEAESGVTALFGPSGSGKSTVIRLLAGLARPQRGHIEVDGTVLLDTTAGINLKPHRRRLGLVFQDAQLFPHLKVRTNLGYGRFFTCAADRVVSFEPVVEVLGIAHLLDRYPATLSGGERQRVAIGRALLTSPRLLLMDEPLASLDADRKLEVLPFIERLRDEFAIPIVYVSHAVEEVARLAARVVKIVGGKVATVGTPSEVLAPNLLASASERFDAVSVISGHVVRYDPDFAVTIVRHPAGEIVVPGRIDNGHAPVRITIRSTNVTLAVGRPGQVSVRTILFGTVERVETDGGPFALVVIALVGGDRLYAFATRLALDSLGLDAGDEVHALIKSVSIDERAVPRLVHSQPPTT; translated from the coding sequence ATGATCCGGTTCGACTGCAGCCACGGCCAGGGCGATTTCTCCCTCAACGTCGCGTTCGAGGCCGAGAGCGGCGTCACCGCGCTGTTCGGCCCGTCGGGGTCGGGCAAATCGACGGTGATCCGCCTGCTCGCCGGCCTCGCCCGGCCCCAGCGCGGACATATCGAGGTCGACGGCACCGTGCTGCTCGACACCACGGCCGGCATCAACTTGAAGCCGCACCGGCGCCGGCTCGGCCTGGTGTTCCAGGACGCCCAGTTGTTTCCGCATCTGAAGGTGAGGACCAATCTCGGCTATGGCCGGTTCTTCACCTGCGCCGCCGACCGCGTGGTGAGTTTCGAGCCGGTGGTGGAGGTGCTCGGCATCGCTCATCTGCTCGACCGCTATCCGGCGACGCTGTCGGGCGGCGAGCGCCAGCGCGTCGCCATTGGCCGCGCCCTGTTGACCAGCCCGCGCCTGCTGCTGATGGACGAACCGCTGGCCTCGCTCGACGCCGACCGCAAGCTTGAGGTGCTACCGTTCATCGAGCGGCTGCGCGATGAGTTCGCTATTCCCATCGTCTACGTCTCGCACGCGGTGGAGGAGGTGGCGCGGCTGGCCGCCCGCGTGGTCAAGATCGTCGGCGGCAAGGTCGCCACCGTCGGCACCCCGTCCGAGGTGCTGGCGCCGAACCTGCTCGCCAGCGCCTCCGAACGCTTCGACGCGGTGTCGGTGATTTCAGGTCACGTCGTCCGTTACGACCCCGACTTCGCCGTCACCATCGTCCGCCACCCGGCCGGCGAGATCGTGGTGCCAGGACGTATCGACAACGGCCATGCCCCGGTGCGGATCACCATCCGCTCGACCAACGTCACGCTGGCGGTCGGCCGGCCCGGCCAGGTCAGCGTGCGCACCATACTGTTCGGCACGGTCGAGCGAGTGGAGACCGACGGCGGCCCGTTCGCGCTGGTGGTGATCGCGCTAGTCGGTGGCGACAGGCTCTACGCGTTCGCCACCCGGCTCGCCCTCGACAGCTTGGGGCTCGACGCCGGCGACGAGGTCCACGCGCTGATCAAGAGCGTGTCGATCGACGAACGCGCCGTGCCGCGGCTGGTGCATTCGCAGCCACCGACAACGTAA
- a CDS encoding GlsB/YeaQ/YmgE family stress response membrane protein: protein MSGIIWIIVIGFVAGIIARLISPMPNEPKGFILTTALGIAGAFIMTFIGQSIGWYRFDQGAGLIGATFGAFIVLFIWNRFAGRGAAPPSEPGGRRWL, encoded by the coding sequence GTGTCGGGCATTATCTGGATCATCGTCATCGGATTTGTCGCCGGCATCATCGCGCGGCTCATTTCGCCGATGCCGAACGAGCCGAAGGGCTTCATTCTGACCACAGCGCTCGGCATTGCCGGCGCCTTCATCATGACCTTCATCGGCCAGAGCATCGGCTGGTATCGCTTCGACCAGGGCGCCGGCCTGATCGGCGCGACCTTTGGCGCGTTCATCGTGCTGTTCATCTGGAACCGGTTTGCCGGGCGCGGCGCCGCGCCGCCCTCGGAGCCCGGCGGACGGCGCTGGCTCTAG
- the modB gene encoding molybdate ABC transporter permease subunit, whose translation MGTLTPDEWVAILLSLKIAGVATLCSLPLGILTALVLARGHFPGKTILDGLVHLPLVLPPVVTGYALLLTFGRRAPVGQFLDQTFGIVFSFRWTGAALACAVMGFPLMVRAIRLTIEATDTRLEQAASTLGASPIWVFATVTLPLALPGIIAGAVLCFAKALGEFGATITFVSNIPGETQTIPSAIYSYTQVPGAETSALRLSLVAVVISLAALVVSELLARRSDRRGMRIE comes from the coding sequence ATGGGGACACTGACACCGGACGAATGGGTCGCGATCCTGCTCAGCCTCAAGATCGCGGGTGTGGCGACGTTGTGCAGCCTGCCGCTCGGCATCCTGACGGCGCTGGTGCTGGCCCGCGGCCACTTTCCCGGCAAGACCATTCTCGATGGCCTCGTTCACCTGCCGCTGGTGCTGCCGCCGGTGGTCACCGGCTATGCGCTGCTGCTCACCTTCGGCCGCAGAGCCCCGGTCGGCCAATTCCTGGACCAGACCTTCGGCATCGTGTTCTCGTTCCGCTGGACCGGCGCCGCGCTGGCATGCGCGGTGATGGGCTTTCCGCTGATGGTGCGCGCCATCCGCCTCACCATCGAGGCAACCGACACCCGGCTGGAGCAGGCCGCCTCGACCCTCGGCGCCTCGCCGATCTGGGTGTTCGCCACCGTCACCTTGCCGCTGGCGCTGCCCGGCATCATCGCCGGCGCGGTGCTGTGCTTTGCCAAGGCGCTGGGCGAGTTCGGCGCTACCATTACGTTCGTGTCGAACATTCCCGGCGAAACCCAGACCATTCCGTCGGCGATCTACAGCTACACCCAGGTGCCGGGCGCGGAGACCAGCGCGTTGCGCCTGTCGCTGGTGGCGGTCGTCATCTCGCTCGCCGCCTTGGTGGTGTCCGAGCTGCTGGCCCGCCGCAGCGACCGCCGCGGCATGCGGATCGAGTGA
- a CDS encoding ABC-F family ATP-binding cassette domain-containing protein, protein MLTIDSITVRIAGRVLLENASAQIPTGGHVGLVGRNGAGKTTLFRAICGEHPTDAGRISLPPRARIGRVAQEAPSGPEALIDVVLAADTERAALITESATATDPHRIAEIETRLADIGAHSAPARAARILAGLGFDEAAQQRPCSDFSGGWRMRVALAAVLFAEPDLLLLDEPTNYLDLEGTLWLQDYLGRYPHTVLIISHDRDLLDQAVDWTLHLGEGRLTLWRGGYSAFERLRAEKQMLDARLRKRQDTERKHLQAFVDRFRYKATKARQAQSRMKMLEKLVPLPALVAEDTVPIVIPAPARLPSPPIIALDGVSVGYAPDRPVLRGLDLRIDTEDRIALLGSNGNGKSTLAKLITGRLAPLAGRMTVADKLEIAYFAQHQLDELRPKESPCEHVRALMRTAGEAEVRAKTAQIGFPGERADTPVEKLSGGEKARLLLGLATFRGPHLLVLDEPTNHLDVDARDALASAINDFPGAVILISHDRHLIAATVDQLWLVGGGTVTSFDGDLDDYRKLVLARASGDSAPRQQADSRPSRAEERRSAAERRTAAAPIKKRVTAAEKEIAARETEIAEIDATLANGDIYTRDPAKATRLAKQRADAATKLAAAEEAWLEATAEYEAATAG, encoded by the coding sequence ATGCTCACGATCGACTCCATCACGGTCCGCATCGCCGGCCGGGTGCTGCTGGAAAACGCCTCGGCCCAGATCCCGACCGGCGGCCACGTCGGGCTGGTCGGCCGCAACGGCGCCGGCAAGACCACGCTGTTCCGCGCCATCTGCGGCGAGCACCCGACCGACGCCGGCCGCATCAGCCTGCCGCCCCGCGCCCGCATCGGCCGGGTGGCGCAGGAAGCACCCTCCGGCCCCGAGGCACTGATCGACGTCGTGCTCGCGGCCGACACCGAGCGCGCCGCGCTGATCACGGAGAGCGCCACCGCCACCGACCCCCACCGCATCGCCGAGATCGAAACCCGGCTGGCCGACATCGGCGCCCACTCGGCGCCGGCGCGGGCGGCGCGCATCCTCGCCGGCCTCGGCTTCGACGAGGCGGCGCAGCAGCGGCCGTGCTCGGACTTCTCCGGCGGCTGGCGCATGCGCGTCGCCCTCGCCGCCGTGCTGTTCGCCGAGCCCGACCTGCTGCTGCTCGACGAGCCGACCAACTATCTCGACCTCGAAGGCACGCTGTGGCTGCAGGACTATCTCGGCCGCTATCCCCACACCGTGCTGATCATCAGCCACGACCGCGATTTGCTCGACCAGGCGGTCGACTGGACGCTGCACCTCGGCGAGGGCCGGCTGACGCTGTGGCGCGGCGGCTATTCGGCGTTCGAGCGCCTGCGCGCCGAAAAGCAGATGCTCGACGCCAGGCTGCGCAAGCGCCAGGACACCGAGAGGAAGCACCTCCAGGCCTTCGTCGACCGCTTCCGCTACAAGGCGACCAAGGCCCGGCAGGCCCAATCGCGGATGAAAATGCTCGAGAAGCTGGTGCCGCTGCCGGCGCTGGTGGCCGAGGACACCGTGCCGATCGTCATTCCGGCGCCGGCGCGGCTGCCCTCCCCGCCGATCATCGCGCTCGACGGCGTCTCGGTCGGCTACGCGCCGGACCGGCCGGTGCTGCGCGGCCTCGATCTGCGCATCGACACCGAGGACCGCATCGCCCTGCTCGGCTCCAACGGCAACGGCAAGTCGACGCTGGCGAAGCTGATCACCGGCCGCCTCGCCCCGCTCGCCGGCCGCATGACGGTGGCCGACAAGCTGGAGATCGCCTATTTCGCCCAGCACCAGCTCGACGAGCTTCGGCCCAAAGAGAGCCCGTGCGAGCACGTCCGCGCCCTGATGCGCACCGCGGGGGAGGCGGAGGTGCGGGCCAAGACCGCCCAGATCGGCTTTCCCGGCGAGCGCGCCGACACGCCGGTCGAGAAGCTGTCGGGCGGCGAGAAGGCGCGCCTGCTGCTCGGGCTCGCCACGTTCCGCGGCCCGCACCTTCTCGTCCTCGACGAGCCGACCAACCATCTCGACGTCGACGCCCGCGACGCGCTGGCCTCGGCGATCAACGACTTTCCCGGCGCGGTGATCCTGATCTCGCACGACCGCCACCTGATCGCTGCGACCGTCGACCAGCTGTGGCTGGTGGGCGGCGGCACGGTGACCTCGTTCGACGGCGACCTCGACGACTACCGCAAGCTGGTGCTGGCGCGCGCTTCCGGCGACAGCGCGCCGCGGCAGCAGGCCGACAGCCGACCCTCCCGCGCCGAGGAGCGTCGCTCCGCCGCCGAGCGCCGCACTGCGGCAGCGCCGATCAAGAAGCGCGTCACCGCGGCGGAGAAGGAGATCGCGGCCCGCGAGACCGAAATCGCCGAGATCGACGCCACGCTGGCGAACGGCGACATCTACACCCGCGATCCGGCGAAAGCGACGCGCCTCGCCAAGCAGCGGGCCGACGCTGCGACCAAGCTTGCCGCCGCAGAGGAGGCTTGGTTGGAGGCCACCGCCGAATATGAGGCGGCAACCGCGGGGTAA
- a CDS encoding amylo-alpha-1,6-glucosidase, giving the protein MPAKSSAAPGLIDTVGESPFYIAATGPSARPRRTLKHGDCFAVLDSYGDIGASQGGPDGLFFADTRYLSRLELMINGTLPLLLGSTVRDDNLALAADLTNPDIYFDGRVLLPKDTIHIVRSVVLWDGVAHVRLGLRNHGEQPVRLGLAITFAADFADLFEVRGARRERHGQIRTEVVSATEVRIACAGLDGRTRTTAIRFDPAPETLAASAATWRVTLAADQPCSVFISIACDPPDRPPLGFGAALLAVDRARRALAHDIASIETSHQVLNEVLRRSMADLAMLTTTTPQGPFPYAGIPWYSTTFGRDGIITAIEMLWLAPAIARGVLFRLATLQAGVTDAAADAQPGKILHEMRGGEMAALGEVPFARYYGSVDSTPLFLILLGLYVERTNDTEALTALWPAATAALGWIDRCGDADGDGFVEYSRASANGLANQGWKDSHDAVFHADGRLAEGPIALVEVQAYVYLAKTLMARLARRLGHLAAGARLEEEAIQLADRVEQTFWSEAIGSYALALDGDKRRCEVRTSNAGHVLWAGLATPDRAARVAGGLMERDFFSGWGIRTVAEGEVRYNPMSYHNGSVWPHDNALIASGLARYGACEAVQRVFAAILDAAAYMDFRRLPELYCGFRRRTGRGPTLYPVACSPQAWASATPFSLVQSCLGLELKPETGEIRLNNPVLPLRLDWVRLRGLKVGSACADLLVRQLGGGVSVDLEHATGDARITVQVTR; this is encoded by the coding sequence ATGCCGGCTAAGTCCTCGGCCGCTCCCGGCCTGATCGATACTGTCGGCGAGTCGCCGTTCTACATCGCCGCGACCGGACCCTCGGCCCGGCCGCGGCGAACATTGAAGCATGGCGACTGCTTCGCGGTGCTGGATTCCTATGGCGACATCGGCGCATCCCAGGGCGGCCCCGACGGGCTGTTCTTCGCCGATACCCGCTATCTGTCGCGGCTGGAGCTGATGATCAACGGCACGCTGCCGCTGCTGCTCGGCTCCACCGTGCGCGACGACAACCTGGCGCTGGCGGCCGACCTCACCAACCCCGACATCTATTTCGACGGCCGGGTTCTGCTGCCCAAGGACACCATCCACATCGTGCGGTCGGTGGTATTGTGGGACGGCGTCGCCCACGTCCGGCTCGGCCTGCGCAACCACGGCGAACAGCCGGTGCGGCTCGGCCTCGCCATCACCTTCGCCGCCGACTTCGCCGACCTGTTCGAGGTGCGCGGCGCCCGGCGCGAGCGCCACGGCCAGATCCGAACCGAGGTGGTGTCGGCCACGGAAGTCCGCATCGCCTGCGCCGGGCTGGACGGGCGCACCCGCACCACCGCGATTCGCTTCGACCCGGCGCCGGAAACGCTCGCCGCCAGCGCCGCCACCTGGCGGGTGACCTTGGCGGCCGACCAGCCGTGCTCGGTGTTCATCAGCATCGCCTGCGATCCGCCAGACCGCCCGCCGCTCGGCTTCGGCGCGGCGCTGCTGGCGGTTGACCGCGCCCGCCGCGCGCTGGCGCACGACATCGCCAGCATCGAAACCAGCCACCAGGTCCTGAACGAGGTGCTGCGGCGCTCGATGGCCGATCTGGCGATGCTGACGACCACAACGCCGCAGGGGCCGTTTCCCTACGCCGGCATCCCCTGGTACTCGACCACGTTCGGCCGCGACGGCATCATCACTGCAATCGAGATGTTGTGGCTGGCGCCGGCCATCGCCCGCGGCGTGCTGTTCCGCCTCGCCACGCTGCAGGCGGGCGTCACCGACGCCGCCGCCGACGCCCAGCCCGGCAAGATCCTGCACGAGATGCGCGGCGGCGAGATGGCCGCGCTCGGCGAGGTGCCGTTCGCGCGCTACTACGGCAGCGTCGACTCGACGCCGCTATTCCTCATTCTGCTCGGCCTCTACGTCGAGCGCACCAACGACACCGAGGCGCTGACCGCGCTGTGGCCCGCCGCCACCGCGGCGCTGGGCTGGATCGACCGCTGCGGCGACGCCGATGGCGACGGTTTCGTCGAATATTCCCGCGCCAGCGCCAACGGCCTCGCCAACCAGGGCTGGAAGGACAGCCACGACGCGGTGTTCCACGCCGACGGCCGGCTGGCGGAGGGGCCGATCGCGCTGGTCGAGGTCCAGGCCTATGTCTACCTCGCCAAGACGCTGATGGCGCGGCTGGCGCGGCGGCTCGGCCACCTTGCCGCCGGCGCCCGGCTGGAGGAGGAGGCGATACAGCTTGCAGACCGGGTCGAGCAGACGTTCTGGTCGGAGGCGATCGGCAGCTATGCGCTCGCGCTCGACGGCGACAAGCGCCGCTGCGAGGTGCGCACCTCCAATGCCGGCCATGTGCTGTGGGCCGGGCTGGCGACACCGGACCGTGCGGCGCGGGTGGCGGGCGGCCTGATGGAGCGGGACTTCTTCTCCGGCTGGGGCATCCGCACCGTGGCCGAGGGCGAGGTGCGCTACAACCCGATGTCCTACCACAACGGCTCGGTGTGGCCGCACGACAACGCCCTGATCGCCAGCGGCCTGGCTCGCTACGGCGCCTGCGAGGCGGTGCAGCGGGTGTTCGCCGCCATCCTGGATGCCGCCGCCTACATGGATTTTCGCCGGCTGCCCGAACTTTATTGCGGCTTTCGCCGCCGCACCGGCCGCGGCCCCACCCTCTATCCGGTGGCCTGCTCACCGCAGGCGTGGGCGTCGGCGACGCCGTTCTCGCTGGTGCAATCCTGCCTCGGCCTGGAGCTCAAGCCGGAAACCGGCGAAATCCGCCTCAACAACCCCGTGCTGCCGCTCCGGCTCGACTGGGTGCGGCTGCGGGGGCTGAAGGTGGGCTCGGCCTGCGCCGACCTGCTGGTGCGCCAGCTCGGCGGCGGGGTGTCGGTCGACCTCGAACACGCCACCGGCGACGCCCGCATAACCGTGCAGGTGACGCGGTAA
- a CDS encoding leucyl aminopeptidase: MSHLPKISFAKPPVAADAGVLVVFVDDRLQAGPATRAALEPAAGLIERAAAADRFKGKLGATLDLLAPSGLGAERLLVVGLGASAELKPADLLKLGGIVMGKLPSAAKEATVVVERPSGELSPGEIAEFVLGLTLRAYAFDRYKTKKKDDGEEDEPSRARITLVTADDSAAKKAWRGREPVAAGVVLARDLINEPPNVLTPEEFARRAEALSKLDVDVEVLDPKALKKIGMSALLGVAQGSRNEPRVVVMRWKGAGGEGKPIAFIGKGVTFDSGGISIKPAASMEDMKGDMAGAAAVVGLMHALAARKAKVDVVGVVGLVENMPDGEAQRPGDIVASLSGQTVEIINTDAEGRLVLADVLWYVKNRFKPQAMVDLATLTGAILVALGHEHAGLFGNNDELADKLTAAGQATGEKLWRLPLTGDYDKLIDSKVADMKNTGGRFAGSITAAQFLQRFVDGTPWAHLDIAGTGMGAPASDINKSWGAGWGVRLLDRLIADNYEDR; this comes from the coding sequence ATGTCGCACCTGCCGAAAATTTCGTTCGCCAAGCCGCCGGTGGCCGCCGATGCCGGCGTCCTCGTCGTTTTCGTCGATGACCGGCTGCAGGCCGGGCCCGCCACCCGCGCTGCGCTGGAGCCCGCCGCCGGGCTGATCGAGCGCGCCGCGGCGGCGGACCGCTTCAAGGGCAAGCTGGGGGCAACGCTCGACCTGCTGGCTCCAAGCGGGCTCGGCGCGGAGCGGTTGCTGGTGGTCGGGCTGGGCGCGTCGGCCGAACTCAAGCCCGCCGACCTGCTCAAGCTGGGCGGCATCGTGATGGGCAAGCTGCCGAGCGCGGCGAAGGAAGCGACGGTCGTGGTCGAGCGGCCGAGCGGGGAGCTGTCGCCCGGCGAGATCGCCGAGTTCGTGCTCGGGCTGACGCTGCGGGCCTATGCGTTCGACCGCTACAAGACCAAGAAGAAGGACGACGGCGAGGAGGACGAGCCGAGCCGCGCCCGCATCACCCTGGTCACGGCCGACGACAGCGCCGCCAAGAAGGCTTGGCGCGGCCGCGAGCCGGTGGCCGCCGGCGTGGTGCTCGCCCGCGACCTCATCAACGAGCCGCCGAACGTGCTCACGCCGGAGGAGTTTGCCCGCCGCGCCGAGGCGTTGTCGAAGCTCGACGTCGACGTCGAGGTGCTCGACCCCAAGGCACTGAAGAAGATCGGCATGAGCGCGCTGCTCGGCGTCGCCCAGGGCTCGCGCAACGAGCCGCGGGTGGTGGTGATGCGCTGGAAGGGCGCCGGCGGCGAGGGCAAGCCGATCGCTTTCATCGGCAAGGGCGTTACCTTCGATTCGGGCGGCATCTCGATCAAGCCGGCCGCCAGCATGGAGGACATGAAGGGCGACATGGCCGGCGCCGCCGCCGTGGTCGGCCTGATGCACGCGCTGGCCGCGCGCAAGGCCAAGGTCGACGTCGTCGGCGTGGTCGGGCTGGTCGAGAACATGCCGGACGGCGAGGCCCAGCGCCCCGGCGACATCGTCGCCTCGCTGTCGGGACAGACCGTCGAGATCATCAACACCGACGCCGAGGGCCGGCTCGTGCTGGCGGACGTGCTGTGGTACGTCAAGAACCGCTTCAAGCCGCAGGCGATGGTCGATCTCGCCACCCTCACCGGCGCCATCCTGGTTGCGCTCGGCCACGAGCACGCCGGCCTGTTCGGCAACAATGACGAACTGGCCGACAAGCTCACCGCCGCCGGCCAGGCCACCGGCGAGAAGCTGTGGCGGCTGCCGCTGACCGGCGACTACGACAAGCTGATCGATTCCAAGGTCGCCGACATGAAGAACACCGGCGGCCGCTTCGCCGGCTCGATCACCGCCGCGCAGTTCCTGCAGCGCTTCGTCGACGGCACGCCGTGGGCCCACCTCGACATCGCCGGCACCGGCATGGGCGCGCCGGCCAGCGACATCAACAAGAGCTGGGGCGCGGGCTGGGGCGTGCGGCTGCTCGACCGCCTGATCGCCGACAATTACGAGGACCGCTGA